CAGCAATCAATATCACATTACCGGGAAAACTTTCAAGAGATTTCTTAACTGCGTCAACATTAGTGCCCTTTGAGTCATTTATATAGATTACTCCATCTATTTCTCTGACAGGCTCCATTCTATGTGGAAGACCTGGAAATTGCTGAACAACGTCTTTTATACTTTGCCCCTTGCATCCAGAACATAAAGCAAGTAAAGATGCTGCCATTATATTTTCAACATTATGAATACCCTTTATTTTAAATGTGGAAACAGAAAGAACCGTGTTTTCCATCTCTTTCTTTATGTCATCAGAGACTTCTTCTCTGGCATTAAAATAAATAGAATCATTCTTTAAATAGGCACCATAGACATTTTGAACCCTGCTAAAATAAAAAACATGAGGAAGTTTACCTTTTTTTAAATATACATTTCTTAAATATTCAATAGCTGATATAGTATTTTCATCATCCATGTTAAGAATTAAATAATCATCTCCGTTTTGATTCTGAAAAATTTTTGCCTTTGCCTCAATATATTCTTTCATGTCTGAATATCTATCCATATGGTCTGGAGTAATATTCAGAATTGCTGCAAAATCAGGTTTAAAAGTTTTGATTCCTTCAAGTTGAAAGCTGGAAAGTTCCAGCACAAGATATTCCATATCAATTTCTTTATTTAAAAGTTTTAAAACAACTTCTGCCATAGGATATCCAATATTTCCTGCAAGTTGAACCTTTTTACCATCTCTTTTTAAAAATTCATATGTAAGCGTTGAAGTAGTAGACTTTCCATTTGCACCTGTAATACCTATTATTTTTACATTCTCTTTTATTAAACTCAGAATCTGCCAACTAAGTTCTATCTCACCAATAACTGGTATGCCTTTATAAACTGCTGAAACAATTGAAGGTGTGCTTAATGGAACTCCTGGACTTACAACAACAATATCAGCATTTTCAAGGGCTTCTGGTGGATGCCCCTCTCCTATGATTCGTTCTATTTTCCCGTTTACTGTTATTAAATCCTTTAAAATTTCCTCTTTGCTTTTTTTATCATTTATTATCAATTTTGCGCCAAGACTGCAAAGTAACTTAGATGCTGCTATACCACTTTTACCAAGACCAACAACTGCTACTGTTTTATTCTCCAGTTCAGATAGTTCTTTTATTATTTTTTGCATTCGCTGCCCTCTTTGTTTTTGAGATTTTCTTTACTTTCTTTTTATCTGTTTTAACTTTTTTATTCAATTTCTGATTTTTCTTATAGGAAACAGGCATTACTGATTTTTCTTCTGAAAGCTTAACAACAGGTTCATCTTTGCCTGTAAGAACATATTCTGCCTTTTCTACTAATTGTTGAGTATCTTTCCAAAGTTGCTCTCTATTTGTATCTCCTAAGATTGCTGTATAAACAAGTCTTCCATTAACTTTATAGGCACTTACAAAACAATGTCTTGCTCGCCTTGTATATCCTGTTTTGCCTCCTATCATATTATCTTCTGCCCATAAAAGCTGATTTGTATTCTGAATAAAATGCTCTTTTCCATTTTCAGACCTGATTAAATAAACACGAGTATGCACAGCCTCTTTTATTAATGGATAAGCAAGAGCATGAGACATTATTTTTGTTAAATCGTAGACTGTTGTATATTGACCTGCTCCAGGTAAACCTGATGCATTTATAAATCTTGTATCTTTTGCTCCAATTTTCTGCACTTTATCGTTCATAAGCTTTACAAAATTCTCCTCCCTTCCTGCAGTAGCTTCTGCAAGAGCAACTGCTGCGGAATTTACAGATCGCATTAATGCAAGATAAACAAGGTCACGGACTTTATAAACTTCTCCTTCCACCAACTTTGGTGAAACACTCGGAGTTCTTGCTGCTTTTCTTGATATGGTTACTTTATGTTCAGGATCAAGTTTCTCAAGAGCAACCATCACTGTTACAAGTTTTGTTGTGCTTGCTGGAGGAAGTTTTATATGCGGATTCTTGCCGTATAAAACCTTCCCTGTCTGAGCATCAACTGCAACAG
The Thermodesulfovibrio yellowstonii DSM 11347 DNA segment above includes these coding regions:
- the murD gene encoding UDP-N-acetylmuramoyl-L-alanine--D-glutamate ligase; protein product: MQKIIKELSELENKTVAVVGLGKSGIAASKLLCSLGAKLIINDKKSKEEILKDLITVNGKIERIIGEGHPPEALENADIVVVSPGVPLSTPSIVSAVYKGIPVIGEIELSWQILSLIKENVKIIGITGANGKSTTSTLTYEFLKRDGKKVQLAGNIGYPMAEVVLKLLNKEIDMEYLVLELSSFQLEGIKTFKPDFAAILNITPDHMDRYSDMKEYIEAKAKIFQNQNGDDYLILNMDDENTISAIEYLRNVYLKKGKLPHVFYFSRVQNVYGAYLKNDSIYFNAREEVSDDIKKEMENTVLSVSTFKIKGIHNVENIMAASLLALCSGCKGQSIKDVVQQFPGLPHRMEPVREIDGVIYINDSKGTNVDAVKKSLESFPGNVILIAGGRDKDGDFSALKSIVKEKVKALLLIGEAKHKIADALGDLVPCYLESDMKSAVIKAKEIARAGDVVLLSPGCASFDMFKNFEHRGEVFKDIVNSL
- a CDS encoding D-alanyl-D-alanine carboxypeptidase family protein, whose product is MTGYFNSFTRFTCKGMRFMCFILFIYVLVYSPEALAQETKKQVDIDAPSAVAVDAQTGKVLYGKNPHIKLPPASTTKLVTVMVALEKLDPEHKVTISRKAARTPSVSPKLVEGEVYKVRDLVYLALMRSVNSAAVALAEATAGREENFVKLMNDKVQKIGAKDTRFINASGLPGAGQYTTVYDLTKIMSHALAYPLIKEAVHTRVYLIRSENGKEHFIQNTNQLLWAEDNMIGGKTGYTRRARHCFVSAYKVNGRLVYTAILGDTNREQLWKDTQQLVEKAEYVLTGKDEPVVKLSEEKSVMPVSYKKNQKLNKKVKTDKKKVKKISKTKRAANAKNNKRTI